ATCTCAAGTCGTTTTTTTACCTCAATATGATTTCCTATATTTTCCatagtcaaatttaaataaaagtttagcATAATAGTATGTATATCACATAAGATTAATGAAAGTAGAGTACTTTAGATATTAATCAGTTATAGTATCATATTTCTAGCGGGATACTTCacttaggaaaatgactgaagtCAGGAAATGActgaagatgttttatgaatactggtcAAGTCACTGCTTGTATCATATCtatttcttaacattttacatAGTCAAATTACAGGAAAAGTAGAAGCGATTTAAAACTAGAACTCcacgagtcggatgtgtcgcctgacaaattatttactgtctacactatagctgttagattggcaatttatccatttatagacaatcatgttgccatttaactgtcaagtgtaggtggcatttgaactgaaggtaacaaTGTTAAGCCggacaaaaattaacaacgaaaattaacaaatggcaataactcGAAacatatggaagcaagagttacagttcttgtgcactgcacttgccctcaatgagatatatttacctaataagtttcaggttgatacctcttatGGTTTACGATATATGCccctgacaaaatttaagctggaaaattaacaaagggcaatatctctaaacatatagatgcaagagttacggttattgtgcactgcacttgccctcaatgagatctatctagcatgaagtttcaagttgataactcttatattcttcaagatatgccccgaaCAAAactttaagtattaaaattaacaaagggcaattactctaaaactaagaaagcaagagtttctgttattgtgcactgcacttgccctgtatgagatctatctacatatgaagtttcaagttgataacatCTGATGTATAatacaagatatgccccagacaaaactttaagcatgaaaattaacaaagggcaataactctgaaaatatgaaaacaagagTAACAGTTCCTGTGCTCTgaacttgccctcaatgagatctttctacatatataatttcatgttgataccactaataatttacgagatatgccccggacaagtgAAAACGGGACGTGCCGACACTGCCACCGTGACAAAAGTTACCCCTATATGTCGCCTAGTCAGGCGACACAATTGAAGtatgtattcaataaaatcaatggaGATGAAGTATTATAGATATGAATAAGTTACTGTATCTTATGACCAGCGAGATACTTCACTTAGAAAAATGACtcaagttaggaaatgacttaagatgttttatgaataacagCCCAGCGCTATCTAgttcaaacaacaacaacaacatggtgattatttacattttatccaCATATGTACACAATGTTTAGCTTCATTTGAATCTGCTTGTAAGACCTACAAGAACATACCAGTGAAAAATGAGCgttacattgtttatttaaaattcaaaactgTAAGTTTTAACAACATGAAAACAGTAAATAGAAACAGTTTGCTAAAACACTTGAAGCAAATAACAATGAAATTCAGCTAATatgtataaagaaaatatttaattaaaatatctaGTTCTTTCATTTAAAGCAGAGTTTTACTAAAtagaaatgataataaaaataaacatgtacatgtaataatgATGAAAATAGTGCTATTCAAATGACTAATAATGCAACTCATAATACATACAGTGAAGTCAATATAATAGAAAAAGAATAACCAAGAAATTATAAGTATCTTAAAACTTGAAGTAGGCAAATATATGACAAACTTAgatattaatacatgtatcttcaTGAAATCAAACTATGAATTACTGAACAGGATTGCCACATccaaaacataaaagaaatttcataaaattaaagcatacatgtataccgTAATAGATTTTATCATGATCACAAATATTGCATTATCTACTACCCAACAGATTTCAATATCACCATAGCATAAATGCAACCCCAACACACAAACTTGAacatattaattgaaataaaagaagtCCATACACATGACTGTATAGTATTAATACAGGGTAGATGCCTAGATGGTGAAGCTGATGTCAGACTAGCCGTGCGCTACTTGCATGTGTATATGCAGACTACTTTTTGTGTAGTATGTCATGCCGGTATACAAGTTAAGAATgacatggaaaaaaatgaatactaaACAAGTATgagaaataatattaaagatttaACTTGTTCATATGAAATAGCATAGAGGAATATTTCCAGGCAAatttagtttttcaaaatatatctcgTTACAACCTTAAATAattgattcaaataaaaaacgATGGTTGATAAGATGGCTGCCATGCGCTTATATTGCGTACTAACCCATACTTATCCGAAATGTACATGAAAGAAACTAGATAACTGAGCTTTTCAGAACCTCTCATACACAGACTGGAAATACTGTATGAAATCACAAGATTATTTTGCTTTAAGTCAGAACCCTTCATTTGGAAAATATGCAAGCATTTGGAAAATATGCACTGTTGCACTCAGAATTCATTGAACAATTATACATTAtgtattacaataataaaacatgtatgtcatgcgataataatatatgtatgtcatacaatagttatacataatatatatataaagaactTCATTTTGCCAAATTATTAACCCTCACACAAACTCGTTTTATGAGACActttacaattaaatgtttataaaaagaaaataatgcatGATCTGCTGTAAAGAAACTGTTTTAACTATCTAATGAACAGTCACACAAAAAGTTTAATACCTTCTGGTTTCATAgtccatttttatattttattccaaaatttatttttacaaaattggtttaaagtttatactttctaaaatattgagttacaatttacattttctataaaaatgtaCCACAATCTATACTTCCTACAAAAATGTACCACAATTTATACTTCCTACAAAAAAATTCTACAAAAAATGAGCCACAATTTCTACTTCCTACAAAAATGTACCACAATTTATACTTCCTACAAAAATGTACCACAATCTATTCTTCCTACAAAAAATGAGCCACAATTTCTACTTCCTACAAAAAATGAGCCACAATTTATACTTCCTACAAAAATGTACCACATTTTATACTTCCTACAAAAATGTACCACAATTTATACTCCCTACAAAAATGAGCCACAATTTCTACTTCCTACAAAAAATGAGCCACAATTTTTACTTCCTACAAAAATGTACCACAATTTATACTTCCTACAAAAATGAACTGTAATTCATAATTCGTACAAAATTGAAACATGATTATGTCAACACTAGCATGTAACACATTGTAACAGAAACGTAACAGGAAAATGTGAATGGACTAGTAATATATACAGCTTCATATAACATGGAACAACAATAtcctaatatttacaaattaacaTGGATAATGTTTCAACCTGTATTTTCAAAACTACATTTATAAAGTTCCaaactattaaaacaataatttgtcaACATGAACAGTGAGCAATTGGAAAGCATGTTTGTTAACATGCAGTTATCAAACTTGGAATGTTATTAACAAGTTTCAGTTGACAAAGTTTCATCAATTTTAACACTGAACAACATGGGCAGGCCTACAGCCAAGCATTGCCgatattcaaattttgaaataaaattaactaTATTTTTTGAATTCATGGGTATATTTCATTGGAAACATTCAACTGGTCAtcgaaaatatatatgtattcaaatgGTGATACATTAATAATTGGATATCACAAAAATTGATTGCAAAAGAAGATTGAAAGAAATTTGTGCTATTGTTTTTACCATCGTAGAACTTGAGGCGCAAGTTATTTACAAAGTATTAAACAAGTCAAAGTCCTTTCTggacttaattttaaaaactaaaataactgGCCTGCTACATTAATATGACTGAACATCTTTCCAGAAAACAATTGATAGAAGATTCCCAAGAATTATGTTAAAGATTCACAAGAATTATGTGAAAGGTTCACACGAATTATGTTAGAACTACTAACAACAAGCTATGAGATACAGGCATGGcatatattaatgtatttccAAGATTAAAATGCGTTAacttattatcaatatttaactaACATTGAAAACCAAGTCTGTGCAAGAATTAAATACCCTAACACCGGTATATATATGCCTGCAAAATGAAACAGGGCAGCCTACAAGGGTTCACTTCATTCATCATTCCTTAGAATTGTTAGGTTATATAAAAGACGTAACAAATCTTTAGAAGGCAATAGCCAATAGTTGAAAATATGAGTGATAAACATTGCATAATGAATCTTTCCAACAACAATTGATTTCATATAATTTTGCACAATTTTAATTTGCAATAAACGTTTTTCTTTTCTATTAGTTctcaattatttaacaaattttttacagaacaaataaaaatcataataaaaatttATCACCGTAGactactatatatatatatatatatacaataaactaaaaaacaatatttgttgcagataacttttaacaaaatgaacaaattcCTTACAAAAAAATTGCTTTTGTCAAATGCTTATACAATGTCAATATCTAAtagtaaaaacaataatatatttatatatattcactaGGCATATTACAGCAATTCTGCTATATTACTGTAATACGTTTCCAACATGCACCTTATCGGTATGTAGTGTTTCACTGGTTGAAAGGTCCAAATACAATGCTCACTCTGATCCAATTAAACTATTATCTCCAGTCGAcctttcattttttctttttgcAATTGCACATGCGATTTTCTGTTTCATTTCCTCGAGCTTTTTCTTTTTCCTCCCCCAAACTTTCAGCTGTTTCCTCAGCAATTCTACTCCCGTTTGCTTCTCCCCTTTCAAACTGCCACTTTCCAAATTTTCATCATGATCCTTAATCATGGTGCGTCCACAGGACAATGGGGTGATAAGCAGGTGCATTTTGAACGTGGATTTGAACCAGAAGTACTGCATACATCTGTTACATTTAAACGGTGCCCCGGCCTCCCCGTACCTATGGTACTGCATGTGGTTCCTAAATTGCCACGTTGAGTAGAACATCAGCGGTTCACATGAACAGGTACTTCTCACACTCGATTTAGTTTCTTTGTCATTgtaatgtattttgaaatgatatggGTCCCTGATTCCACAAAGTCCGCAAAAGGCTGTTATGAATTGGCGAAAAAGTTCTATATCCGGTACAGCAATCTTTTCCTCACACATGTGCCTCTCTTTGAAGTGGCACAGAAATGATGGCTTATCAGCATACACCCAACTACAAACCCTGCATACATACATCATTACCTTCTTAGATATCTCACCCGATGATTTCAAATTTGTGTTTGCTGAAACCAGTTTTATCTGTACAAAGTCCTTCATATTGTCTCCTGTTACAACAGCATTTTCAACAAAAGTGTTGTCATTCTTCATACCCTTAGACAGAGGGGCTAAAGAATAAGTATTCACTATTTTCGGTTGAAGTTCACCAGCTTCTTCTTTCTCACATTTGTCTTCCAGGTACTTTTCTTTCATGGACTTTAACATGTGTAATTCAATTGGCAACATCAGGTCTTTTAAGGCATTAAGTCCCGTGACTTTGCGAATCAATGCTGACAGAAATTCGCCTTCAGCTTCCAattttttcttatgtttaaGCAAAGCTTTGTTTCTTTCTTCTGGGATTAAGTTATTGAAAGCTCCCATACTCGAGACAGAAGTGAATTCTTTTTCTGCACGAGACTTCAAGTCTTTCAACAAGTGACGAGCTAAATCATATATTTCTCGATTACTGAAACTAAGCTCTGGCAAATTGTCTAATGATCTCAAGACGTACCCTGGAATGATATCGCTATTATAAAATCCTACAAAATCATGATGCAGCAAGCCTCGTAGCCTCGCAATAATTTCCTCTTTGTTCACATTCTCTAGTATTTCGTTATCAGCTGAAGCAAACTGATGAATTTTTTCATACATGTCTCCATTACTATCTGCGGCAGTTGAAGTCCCTGCAGCTGGAACTTTCTTAACTACAAATGTCTTCTGTGGGGGAATGGTAGACTGATTTTCTTGCATTTTCATTGTGAATTTAGAGTTGTCGTTATCACCTGCAAGAACCCTTTTCATTGACTGATCTAAATATCTATTAAAATTCACTGCTGGTATCACTGGAACTGCTGGTGAGGAAGACATTGGTTTTGTCTGTACATTAGAACCAGGAATTTGGACTGCAGGCATAGGTGCATGTTGCATATGCTGGGATGCCACAGAAAGCATTTGTGTATGTGGCGGGATAGAGGTGTTAATAGCATCTTTGATTGGCACTGGACTAACCATTAAAGGGAAAACTACATTTGGGTTTAACATACTGGCTTTCTGCACCACTGGTGACTGTTGAGTCACATATCTCATTTGCGGACTGCTCTGGGCAATTGAATACGGTAGTCTTGTCCGCACTTGAATCTCCTGATTAAGGGATGTTACAACAGGTGAAGCTGCATCCAGAGCTCTTCCCACTTGTGTCAGTACCGGAATTGTTGTGGTCATTACATTTCCTGGCACCTGTGCATTTCCAGCTGAATTTAGTCCAGGCACCATCATTGTCACCTTGATTCCGGGAGCCTGTGCACTCTGTATTCCAGTCGGTCCAGGCATTTGAGCAGACAATTCAGAGGATGGCTGGTTTTCCATCACTCTGTTGTCTCTAGGTAGCGGAACAACCATTCTGAATGCTCTTTGAGGGTTTGTTGGATCTGAAAATCTTACATACATCATCACTTTAAATTCTGGTGCAGAGGTAGTATCACTTGTTTGTTGTACTTGAGCAATCACTAGTCTTGTTTCTGCAGAATTCAAAACACCCAACTCAATATCAGCAACAGTTGCTGCTTGCTGTGCTGTGTTCACAGTACTCTGCATTCCAATGTCTTCCAAACCAGATCTTTTAACACTTTCCATTGCATTACCCTCATACTCAGCAGTATCATTTACTTGTTCTTGCTTGATCTCTACATAGTCAACTGTTTCATCTACAGCTGCAACAAAGGGAACAATTTGTGGTTGCAAAATAGAGCTTTGTCTGTCCTCATGTTCAGTTCCTCCTAAACCGTCTAAACTTGGTTGTGTTCTTCGCTTATACATTCGTTTTTTCCGTTCTCCTTCTTTTGTATCTTTAATTACATTCAACTTTTGAACTCTTTTTTTTATAGCCTGCAATACCTTTTCTTGAGTTTGACTTCTTTGTTCTTTTGTCTGTTCATCTAAATGTTGATTGTGCTCAACAGTTTTTATCCCCGATCCCTTGTGCTCAACAGTTTTTATCCCCGATCCCATCACTGTGACAGTGCTTTGCTTCTCATGATAATTCTGGAGACTTGGCCATTTCCCTTTACTAACTTCATGCCCTTGAATTTGGTCTTCAATATCATTCCACTGATTCATCTCAAGCTCTATCCGTCCTCTATTCATTTCTATCAATCGCATTTGTTCATCTTTATCTTTATGATGACCTAGCTCTACCTCTTTTcttttgatttcaatgaacctcAGTTCCTCTTTGGACTCATTCAGTCTCTTTTTAGAGTTTTCCATTATTCTTTTTTGATTTTCGTACAACACCGGGTCCATcccttttttatgtttaacatttaccAATGTCATATTTTCTTGGGTTTTATTTTCTACAGGTATCAATAGaatatgttgttgttctttctctttctttttctctctctctctctctctgtgtAGATTcagctctttttcttttctATTGTTTTCTATCAATCTCATCTGTTCTTTGTAGGCAACCATGTCATAGGCTTCAAATGTCTTCCTTTTTTGCCTATCTCTCCAATCCTGGATAAACTTCAGCTTTTCAATGACGAAATCAGTCAGCTGCTTGGATTCATCATCCCAATTAACAAAACTTAATATTTGTCCATGAATAACAAACTTGACCACTTCAGCACCATGTTTCTTTGCTTTCACTAGCTGAAATCCATTAAATATCCCCTCAAGCACTGCAAGTACAACTCTCAATACCAACAGGGCCTCTTCTGTGATGAACACCTGAAACTTTTCCCAGTCATCAGTTCCTTTATGTTGAATTTCTGCATCTTTTAATACTTTCAGCAAGTCGACTTTGAGCCtatcaaacaaattatttgcaGTATTATCGTCCATGCTGCTATTTCCATCCAGCCACATCTTCAGAAACTCTGCAAAATCAAACACTGTGCAAAACATTCGCACACAGATTGGTTCAAATTGAATCCCCACAGCATGCTTATTTTGTGCAAACTTTGCTTTTAAAGAATTCAGCAACGACACAAGATTCCTTGCCACAATTTGCTTCCTATGTTTTGAAACACTAAAATGATGGTCTACCATAGCTTGTCTCTCTTGAATGATCACTTTTGGATCTATTGTTCTTACTGGCTTTCCTGAAGCTTTTTTTGTACTATCATAGTTATCATATGTCTCAGAGAAATAGTCTACCTCTTCAtcactttttttctttattttacttcTTGGTCTCAAGGATACACCAATTGATTCAGATTTTTGAACTTCTACTTTAACAGTTCCATCTTTTAGTTCAGCGTCAtcttcagaactacttttacttGCACCTATCTGAACATCACTTTCATTGGAATAATCACAAACCATTGAATTTGCCTCCTCATCAGAAGCAGTGTTTTCTCCTGCTGTTTCTGATTTATCATCACTGCCATGTACATGTTCATGATCACTCTGCCctttttcattttcaacttCCTCATCTACTGCACCACTTTGCACAGTCTCCTTCTGAATCGCTAGTCTGAATACCTTCACTTTAtctgatatatgatatattttttgacaaacttGAAAATCTTCCATCAACACTACATCCTTGTCTGAATCATCTACCACTTTAACCCTTTTCCTTTGAAATACCTCATCAGACATAATTCCTTCATGTCGTCTTTTGGCACCAGAAGCACTTCCAGCAGTTTCTCCTTTGTAATCATAATCATTGCTACCATTATCCTTGTTCACATTCCTTTCTATTTCACTGTTCTCTTCCAAGTACATCAAATCATGTTCTTTGATTTCATCAACAATGTCATCATCATTAGCAACAAGGATATCTACTTTCCCAGCTTTTACAAATGTTCCTGGTTCCATATCCAATCTAACAGTATGGCGTCCAatatcaccatcatcaacaccatTAAGATCCACATCAGGTTTCACATCAGTTTTTGCTTTGATATTTGATTCTTTCGAGGtgcttttaatgtttttgtcattattttgtgTACCCCTTCTATTACCACCTGTAAATGTCTCCCTAACTGTATCCACAAACCTTTTCTGACTGCCTTCATTCAAATATACAGTATATTTTGAAGGGTCAGAGTCCAACTTCAGCTTTTCAACAACAACTGAACATTTCATCAACTTGTAACTTTTAGCCACATCAACCATTGATAAACTGTCTTTTCCACTATTGTCCACTTtacttattttatcaatgttatcatATATGACAACACTGTCATCTGAACTGACCTCTACATATGTAACTCCATCACCAGGTATCTCACTGGATTTCACAGCTTTATCACAATTATCATCACTGAAACACACACCTCCCCCCAAATGATCTGCATCATTATCCCTGTCAATTATTGCTCCTTTACCAAGTGATCTATTAACGTCCCCATTATCAACCTCCAAATCATTCTCTTCACCTTTCCCTGCAGCATTTGCATCTTTTAGCTCACTGAAATCAcctttaactttattttcacaAGGTCCAATGTCAGAATAAGCTTTATGTCCTTTCTTTACACTATCTCCTCTTTCACCTTTCACCTCTTTAAGTGCACACACTTTTACTGGTGAATCTTTCGACTTGTCCGAATCTATCTCATCAACATCAATAACTTCAGGGAACTCTATTTTCCCTTTGATTTTCCCTTCCATCTCggcaaatattgatatatatatttggaaaaaaacagtgTCACAAATAAAATCTGAATCTGAACCAAACTGAATTAGTTTATTGAATGTTCACTTCAGTGGTGCAGCAATGACATGAAGCTCCTGAAAAAAGAAGAACAGAGAAAAATCATTAAGGAAAAAGATGATAAGAATATTACAGTGTCAGATCATCCAAAGAAGCACAATTCAAAAGAAGCACAAGTCAAAGGCTTGGGTTTTGTTATGGTACATGTTTAGTTGTTCAGGAATATGGGTTATAACCTTACCATAACATGAACAAACAAGAGCAACCCCTGTGGGTGCTGAACGCTCATCTGATTTCATCCTTTTAAGgtttatgtatttcatattgtacattaGATGATCAGGTATTCCAAACTTTGAAATTGATTTGATAGTGTGCAAAACTTAACCAAAGCCTAAAATGATGAAGACGACAATCAAGTGACGACAACAGctcatcattttttttccaaaaatcaGACGAGCTAAATATATCTGGGATAGTTCAAGACAGTCCGAATTTTTATGACTTctaaacagttcaaaatacgtAAAATTATAAGTTAGggctattttgttttttattggaGAAAAGTTCGCACAGCAATAAAAGAAagtaaattatgtaaatagCAATTTTGGATTCAGAGGATGACGGTCTTATATTAGGACttgctattttgtttcaatacagTATAAAAGGCGAGGCTGGTCATCTTTCATTCCTACTTTCcgtcaaatatatataaacatatatacacacacttttCCTCACCTAATCATCAATATCTGCAGGCTCAGTTTTCACAAGTGACAAATCTACGTCATCTGAGTTATCATCATGAACTGTTGCTTGATCAACTTCTGATTGTTCCTTGGCTTCTGAAACTGTTATCTGCTTTGGAGTTGTTGGAATTTCCCTGACTTTATCTGCCTCTCTCAGAATGGCCTGTATATCTGGCGGCTCCTGGATGGCGCCAGTGCCGTCTTTGTTCAGTGGTCCGATAAGCACAGGCAAATCGTTCAAATTGTTTTTCGTGAATCCTCctaaaaacaatatgttcaataaaatggttgtatttaatattttattccaataatgcttttaattaattttaattaaaaaacataccTCTCTTAgtgaacattatttcaaaattgcttaagtatttgtttgcttttctgGACTGACTTAAGACTTGCCGTTCTAAAAGCAGTTTTTAGCTTATCCAGTGTTCATTTATATTTGGTCAGGaagtaaaatacaaacaaaaataaaccacTACCTACCTACCCACACCTTAATATGTGGGTAGGAAAACAGCAacaatctatttatttttttggtgaCCATATCCAAGCTGTACAGGAGAATAACTCAATAAATCATTGAGGGTGGGGTGATATGACTGTCTACACATGTGCACAGTGTTTCTGCTGACCATCTTGAAAAATTCCCTAGGTGAAAATTATGCATACTCTGCTGAGAAAAATACCCCGCTCTATATTCTTCACTTGTACCATCCAACAAATGTTGGTCTAGTAACTAAAAGGCTTACATTACATGCATTGCCTCATtacataacaagagctgtcacagagacagcgcgctctactattccgccgcttttcggtgtatggattgaaaagttttggcgaaacatgcatggatcactgttagataagatttaaatgcaatacatgatgtgctgagatatttacataaattgaatggaaaatatttgagatggtacacaaactttaacgtaaattctaagtcgaaaaaggggcataattttgtcaaaatgcttgatagagttacctcctcctgtgtacaggttgggggtaTGATGAtaaacaagcgtgcaaagttttcAAGCCAGATGTCAGtagactttgaaaatatttgaggtggtacgcaaacttaaacgtaaattctaagtaaaaaaggggcataattttgtcaaaatgcttgatagagttaccttctcctgtgtacagggggggggggcatgatgttgaacaagtgtgcaaagtttcaaagccatatgtcaatatttgaggtggttcacaaactcttacaaaaactttaacataagtggttacgccgacgctcgggtgactaggatagctctccttattcttcgaatagtcgagctaaaaagcaCAACTTATTCCATTAAAAGCACTGAGACATTTTATTACAAGAATTGTCTCGTTTGAACATTTACTCTTTGAAGCAACTTCAAACTTGGCCACGCTCTTATAGTTATTTACTTTGTGAAGTATCCTCAAACTTGATCTTACAATCACTTACTTTTAGAAGCAACTTCAAACTTGGCCACGCTCTTACAGTTATTTACTTTGTGAAGTATCCTCAAACTTGATCTTACAATCACTTACTTTTAGAAGCAACATCAAACTTGTGCATAATCTTACAGTTACTTACTCTGTGAAGCGACTTCAAACTTGTGGACAATTTTACAGTGTCTGTTCATGGTCCCCTGGTGGCTGAATGCCTTGTTGCATATTGGACAAGGAAATGGCTGCTCAcctgaagtgttttttttttttaattttcaagtaTGAGAACACTtgttgcattacaaaataaatgaaccaCAGTAATCAATGATTAGATAGTGGTCAGCCTGGCAGTTGGGTGGTCAGGACTGGTTGTCTTGGCTACAACTTGCATTCAAGACCCATGTCTGCAGATCAAAGGTCAACCTCAAGGTTACACATGAGGGTCATTGGTTAAAGTTCTTTGTATTTTGGCTTGTCTGGGCACAATAACGGCATTTGTGTCAAGTTTAAGACCAATGTCAGTAAGtctaatgtcaaggtcacactatgaaaattaaagttattttgtCCATAGTCTTCTAATGTTTTTGGCAActtttactcatttttttttaaacaaaatctatACAAAACAGTTCATCTAAGCCAACAAACTGTGTACCTGTATGTCGCCTATAGTGTTCCTTCAGGTGCCACTTATTAGCCGCAGCGTAATCACACAGCTGACACTTGAAGGGGCGGGGCCGAGTCTCGGAATGGAGATTTTCAATATGCCGACGTAAAACATGAACAGAGGAGTAAACCTTGCCACAGATCCGACACTCGCTGTGAAGCTCACCTAAGGAAATAGATGAcactttttacatttgaatattttttaaaaggttcTGTTTGTTACATTAACAATGCCTTGTTGTGAATGGACTCTCGCTGTGAAGCTCACCTGGAAAAATAGAGGacataaatttgtgaaattttAATACTGAAGGTTCTAGTTTGTTACATTAACAAAACCGTGTTGCAGAT
This genomic stretch from Mya arenaria isolate MELC-2E11 chromosome 10, ASM2691426v1 harbors:
- the LOC128205630 gene encoding uncharacterized protein LOC128205630 isoform X1 produces the protein MEGKIKGKIEFPEVIDVDEIDSDKSKDSPVKVCALKEVKGERGDSVKKGHKAYSDIGPCENKVKGDFSELKDANAAGKGEENDLEVDNGDVNRSLGKGAIIDRDNDADHLGGGVCFSDDNCDKAVKSSEIPGDGVTYVEVSSDDSVVIYDNIDKISKVDNSGKDSLSMVDVAKSYKLMKCSVVVEKLKLDSDPSKYTVYLNEGSQKRFVDTVRETFTGGNRRGTQNNDKNIKSTSKESNIKAKTDVKPDVDLNGVDDGDIGRHTVRLDMEPGTFVKAGKVDILVANDDDIVDEIKEHDLMYLEENSEIERNVNKDNGSNDYDYKGETAGSASGAKRRHEGIMSDEVFQRKRVKVVDDSDKDVVLMEDFQVCQKIYHISDKVKVFRLAIQKETVQSGAVDEEVENEKGQSDHEHVHGSDDKSETAGENTASDEEANSMVCDYSNESDVQIGASKSSSEDDAELKDGTVKVEVQKSESIGVSLRPRSKIKKKSDEEVDYFSETYDNYDSTKKASGKPVRTIDPKVIIQERQAMVDHHFSVSKHRKQIVARNLVSLLNSLKAKFAQNKHAVGIQFEPICVRMFCTVFDFAEFLKMWLDGNSSMDDNTANNLFDRLKVDLLKVLKDAEIQHKGTDDWEKFQVFITEEALLVLRVVLAVLEGIFNGFQLVKAKKHGAEVVKFVIHGQILSFVNWDDESKQLTDFVIEKLKFIQDWRDRQKRKTFEAYDMVAYKEQMRLIENNRKEKELNLHREREREKKKEKEQQHILLIPVENKTQENMTLVNVKHKKGMDPVLYENQKRIMENSKKRLNESKEELRFIEIKRKEVELGHHKDKDEQMRLIEMNRGRIELEMNQWNDIEDQIQGHEVSKGKWPSLQNYHEKQSTVTVMGSGIKTVEHKGSGIKTVEHNQHLDEQTKEQRSQTQEKVLQAIKKRVQKLNVIKDTKEGERKKRMYKRRTQPSLDGLGGTEHEDRQSSILQPQIVPFVAAVDETVDYVEIKQEQVNDTAEYEGNAMESVKRSGLEDIGMQSTVNTAQQAATVADIELGVLNSAETRLVIAQVQQTSDTTSAPEFKVMMYVRFSDPTNPQRAFRMVVPLPRDNRVMENQPSSELSAQMPGPTGIQSAQAPGIKVTMMVPGLNSAGNAQVPGNVMTTTIPVLTQVGRALDAASPVVTSLNQEIQVRTRLPYSIAQSSPQMRYVTQQSPVVQKASMLNPNVVFPLMVSPVPIKDAINTSIPPHTQMLSVASQHMQHAPMPAVQIPGSNVQTKPMSSSPAVPVIPAVNFNRYLDQSMKRVLAGDNDNSKFTMKMQENQSTIPPQKTFVVKKVPAAGTSTAADSNGDMYEKIHQFASADNEILENVNKEEIIARLRGLLHHDFVGFYNSDIIPGYVLRSLDNLPELSFSNREIYDLARHLLKDLKSRAEKEFTSVSSMGAFNNLIPEERNKALLKHKKKLEAEGEFLSALIRKVTGLNALKDLMLPIELHMLKSMKEKYLEDKCEKEEAGELQPKIVNTYSLAPLSKGMKNDNTFVENAVVTGDNMKDFVQIKLVSANTNLKSSGEISKKVMMYVCRVCSWVYADKPSFLCHFKERHMCEEKIAVPDIELFRQFITAFCGLCGIRDPYHFKIHYNDKETKSSVRSTCSCEPLMFYSTWQFRNHMQYHRYGEAGAPFKCNRCMQYFWFKSTFKMHLLITPLSCGRTMIKDHDENLESGSLKGEKQTGVELLRKQLKVWGRKKKKLEEMKQKIACAIAKRKNERSTGDNSLIGSE